One Tamlana carrageenivorans genomic region harbors:
- a CDS encoding beta-galactosidase, which produces MKNPYFQCLIILLVAFSVQAQNATKFFPKEDLMTIGIYYYPEHWDKRDWEQDIKNISELGFEFIHLAEFAWVDMEPQEGVYTFGWLDEVIDLATKYKLKVILGTPTAISPVWMGIKYPEIYLMGSNYLRAEHGTRAQQSLTNPVWRSFSKKLITELGKSYGKNPTVIGWQLDNEPEAKADYSPSSQKAFQKWLQSKYESIEALNFAWGTAFWSQRYSDFSQIKIHNANHVGWWGTNPHALLDFKRYSADVQAEFLDFQAEILRPLISEKQYITTNYTATTSTSDPRRTKKLDFNAFTSYPNKGQANIGENGFRLGDPKELSFALSFYSPENHVSGVMELQPGFVNWGNINPLLQPGALRMWLYHCFGGDLAFACSYRYRQINYSSEQYHGGITTLDGVTLSQGGKAYKQVIDEMKMLRKAYNSKAKAPKILEERKTALLWNYDNLWSMSRQGQTSQWHTLSFFQKYLEITKSFGVASDIIYETDDLSAYKVVIAPAFELVDEALIKKWETYVKQGGNLVLTVRTGVKDRNGHLFRSGYGEQIYPLIDAQIDYFDQLLPHMKGTISSSQKEYYWNNWADLINANKSENVLATYTNQFYAGKVAVVTNKIGKGTVTYIGVDTDDAQLEKDVLKEVYKNANISTENYPEGVYVQWRDGFWVAVNYASNPYALKGLESATFLIGDKVIKSGGVSVWKP; this is translated from the coding sequence ATGAAAAACCCTTATTTTCAATGTTTAATTATTTTGTTAGTTGCGTTTAGTGTACAAGCACAAAACGCTACTAAATTTTTTCCGAAGGAAGATTTAATGACCATCGGGATTTATTATTATCCAGAACATTGGGATAAAAGGGACTGGGAACAAGATATTAAAAATATTTCAGAATTGGGATTTGAGTTTATCCATCTTGCCGAATTTGCTTGGGTAGATATGGAACCTCAAGAAGGTGTTTATACTTTCGGTTGGTTAGATGAGGTTATAGACTTAGCAACAAAGTATAAGTTGAAGGTTATTTTAGGCACGCCAACAGCCATTTCGCCCGTTTGGATGGGCATAAAATATCCAGAAATTTATTTAATGGGTTCAAATTATTTGCGAGCCGAACACGGTACACGTGCCCAGCAATCGCTTACGAATCCAGTTTGGCGAAGTTTTTCAAAAAAACTAATTACAGAATTAGGAAAAAGTTACGGGAAAAATCCAACGGTTATAGGATGGCAATTGGATAATGAACCAGAAGCCAAAGCAGATTATAGTCCGTCGTCACAAAAGGCCTTTCAGAAGTGGTTACAAAGTAAATATGAATCGATTGAAGCTTTAAATTTTGCTTGGGGCACTGCTTTTTGGAGTCAGCGTTATAGTGATTTCAGCCAGATTAAAATCCATAATGCCAATCATGTTGGCTGGTGGGGTACAAATCCGCACGCACTATTAGATTTTAAACGCTATTCTGCAGACGTGCAAGCCGAATTTTTAGACTTTCAAGCTGAAATTCTTCGTCCGTTAATTTCAGAAAAACAGTATATAACCACAAATTACACGGCTACAACATCAACTTCAGACCCAAGACGTACTAAAAAGTTAGATTTTAACGCCTTTACATCGTATCCCAATAAAGGACAAGCTAATATTGGTGAAAACGGATTCAGATTAGGCGATCCTAAAGAATTGTCTTTTGCATTAAGTTTTTATAGTCCCGAAAATCATGTTTCGGGGGTTATGGAATTGCAACCAGGGTTTGTAAATTGGGGAAACATCAATCCGTTACTTCAACCTGGCGCCTTACGCATGTGGCTTTACCACTGTTTTGGTGGCGATTTAGCATTTGCTTGTTCGTATCGCTACCGACAAATTAATTATAGCTCGGAGCAATACCACGGCGGTATAACAACTTTAGACGGTGTAACCTTATCGCAAGGCGGAAAGGCTTATAAACAGGTTATTGATGAAATGAAAATGCTTAGGAAAGCCTATAATTCAAAAGCCAAAGCACCAAAAATATTAGAGGAAAGAAAAACTGCTTTGCTATGGAATTACGATAATTTATGGAGTATGAGTAGGCAAGGGCAAACGAGTCAATGGCACACACTTTCGTTTTTTCAAAAATATTTAGAAATCACAAAGTCGTTTGGAGTGGCTTCAGATATTATTTATGAAACGGACGATCTAAGTGCTTATAAAGTGGTTATTGCTCCAGCTTTCGAGCTGGTTGATGAAGCTTTAATTAAAAAATGGGAAACCTATGTGAAACAAGGTGGAAATTTAGTTTTAACGGTTAGAACAGGTGTTAAAGATAGAAACGGACATTTATTTAGGTCGGGATATGGCGAACAAATTTATCCGTTAATTGATGCTCAAATCGATTATTTCGATCAGTTATTACCGCATATGAAGGGGACGATTTCCAGCAGTCAAAAGGAATATTATTGGAACAATTGGGCAGATTTAATCAACGCAAACAAATCAGAAAACGTTTTGGCGACTTACACCAACCAGTTTTATGCTGGTAAAGTTGCCGTGGTTACAAATAAAATAGGAAAAGGAACGGTGACTTATATTGGTGTGGATACGGATGATGCCCAATTAGAAAAAGATGTTTTAAAAGAAGTTTATAAGAACGCGAATATTAGCACTGAAAATTATCCAGAAGGTGTTTATGTGCAGTGGCGTGATGGCTTTTGGGTGGCTGTAAATTATGCTTCTAATCCTTACGCGTTAAAAGGCTTAGAAAGTGCAACGTTTTTAATAGGCGATAAAGTCATTAAATCAGGAGGTGTTTCGGTATGGAAGCCATAA
- a CDS encoding cellulase family glycosylhydrolase, translating to MKTINIKFVITAFVFFTQMGLLSCNSESSSDDIPDKEEEILNTLTVDKTTIDLESIESSTDISITTDVDTWVISSSGTSWITLSEISGTSGTSIVKITASENLSIQGRSAVITVNANNVDAVKITVSQAGASSANGIYPDYNTNSIAADPTGMSSTAEEIAAKISLGWNIGNTLEATGGETAWGNPMVTKQLIDLVKANGFNSIRIPCAWDQYLEDVDNAKIKESWLNRVKEVVQYCVDNDMYVILNIHWDGGWLELNVNEESKTQVNAKQKAYWEQIATHFRDYNERLLFASANEPHVETAEQMAVLNYYHQTFIDAVRATGGRNSYRTLVVQGPSTDIEKTNNLMSTLPTDSATDRLMAEVHYYTPYQFALMTADESWGKMFYYWGTNYHSTTDAVRNTTWGEETDLENYFKLMKTQFVDKGIPVVLGEFAAIRRTTLTGDNLQLHLDSRAYYLKTVVQQAKANGLLPYYWDAGGLGDLGTGLFDRSNNSVFDTQALNALVEGLN from the coding sequence ATGAAAACAATAAACATTAAATTCGTAATTACTGCATTTGTTTTTTTTACTCAAATGGGTTTGCTGTCTTGCAACTCCGAATCTTCTTCAGATGATATTCCAGACAAGGAGGAGGAAATACTTAATACCCTAACTGTAGATAAAACTACAATAGATTTGGAAAGCATAGAAAGCAGTACAGATATCAGCATTACAACCGATGTTGATACCTGGGTAATTAGTAGTTCTGGAACCAGTTGGATTACTTTAAGTGAAATCTCAGGAACTTCTGGAACCAGTATTGTTAAAATTACAGCCTCCGAAAACTTAAGTATTCAAGGGCGCTCTGCGGTTATAACCGTAAACGCTAATAATGTTGATGCTGTTAAAATTACGGTTTCTCAAGCAGGAGCATCTTCGGCAAATGGTATATATCCAGATTATAATACCAACTCCATCGCTGCCGATCCTACGGGAATGAGCAGTACCGCAGAAGAAATTGCTGCTAAAATTTCATTAGGTTGGAATATAGGGAATACACTCGAAGCTACTGGAGGCGAAACCGCTTGGGGAAATCCAATGGTAACTAAGCAACTCATCGACTTGGTTAAGGCGAATGGGTTTAATTCCATACGTATTCCTTGTGCTTGGGATCAATATCTAGAAGATGTTGATAACGCAAAAATTAAAGAAAGTTGGTTAAATCGTGTGAAGGAAGTGGTGCAATACTGTGTGGATAACGATATGTATGTGATATTAAATATTCACTGGGATGGTGGCTGGTTAGAACTTAATGTTAATGAAGAAAGTAAAACTCAAGTTAACGCAAAGCAAAAAGCCTACTGGGAGCAAATTGCAACTCATTTTAGAGATTACAACGAGCGTTTGCTATTTGCAAGTGCTAACGAACCACATGTGGAAACTGCCGAACAAATGGCTGTTTTAAACTATTATCACCAAACTTTTATCGATGCTGTTCGTGCTACAGGAGGAAGAAATTCTTATCGAACACTAGTGGTTCAAGGCCCTTCAACAGATATTGAAAAAACAAACAATTTAATGTCAACTTTACCAACCGATTCGGCTACAGACCGTTTGATGGCAGAGGTGCATTATTATACACCATACCAGTTTGCCTTAATGACAGCAGATGAATCTTGGGGAAAAATGTTCTACTATTGGGGAACAAATTATCACTCAACTACTGATGCTGTTCGTAATACCACTTGGGGAGAGGAAACCGATTTAGAAAACTATTTCAAATTGATGAAAACCCAATTTGTAGATAAAGGAATTCCAGTTGTTTTAGGTGAGTTTGCAGCTATTAGACGTACTACTTTAACAGGCGATAATTTGCAATTACATTTAGATTCTAGAGCTTATTATTTAAAAACGGTTGTACAGCAAGCTAAAGCAAATGGCTTATTACCTTATTATTGGGATGCCGGTGGATTAGGGGATCTTGGTACCGGTTTATTTGATAGAAGTAATAATTCTGTTTTCGATACTCAGGCTTTGAATGCCTTAGTTGAAGGGTTAAATTAA
- a CDS encoding beta-glucosidase family protein: protein MKIKNKIPPTLMIVLAVIALSCKEEKQSSEQTETNMVEANVVYQGTEISLENEMKIDTLLSKMTLEEKVGMLHGNSMFATGGVERLGIPELKMVDGPLGIREEISQDSWAPAGWDNDFATYYPAAGAVAATWNPELSYLFGNSVGEEARARGKDMLLSPAINIIRTPLGGRTYEYFTEDPFLNKKLAVPFVVGLQENDVMACVKHFAVNNQETNRGTVDVLADERTLREIYLPAFKATVVEAHAHSLMGAYNKFRGDYLCENDYMLNKILRDEWGFRGVVVSDWAAVHSTVKSLKNGLDIEMGTPKPFNEFFLADKLIAAAKNGEISEEEINKHVKRILRVLFQVKAIDGENRVKGSLATEAHYKDAYDVAAEAVVLLKNDKNLLPLKLEGVKSIAVIGNNAKKTNALGGFGAGVKTKREVTPLDGLTNRLPEGVKINYAEGYLERYSKNENDKKEEVTLHGPLTVDELDEAKLNEAIEAAKNSDVAIIFAGSNRDYETEASDRRNLFLPFGQEELIKKVLEVNPNTIVVMIAGAPFDLTEIKKEASTLVWSWFNGSEGGHVLADVILGNINPSGKLPWTMPKRIEDSPAHATHSFPGEASVNYTEGILVGYRWFDTKKIEPLYPFGYGLSYTSFEFSELKTNKKEYEVNEVIEVTFDIKNTGDLDGKEVAQLYVSDPESYVEKAAQELKGFKKVFVKSRASTQVTIQLPVKELAYYNEVIKDWLVEPGTYKIKIGNSSRNITEEVSVNIK from the coding sequence ATGAAAATCAAAAATAAAATACCTCCTACACTCATGATTGTCCTTGCAGTCATAGCGCTTTCTTGTAAGGAGGAAAAACAGAGTTCAGAACAAACAGAAACCAATATGGTTGAAGCTAACGTCGTCTATCAGGGTACCGAAATTAGTTTAGAAAACGAAATGAAAATCGATACGCTACTTTCTAAAATGACTTTGGAAGAAAAAGTTGGCATGCTTCACGGCAATAGTATGTTTGCAACTGGAGGTGTAGAACGATTAGGGATTCCAGAACTAAAAATGGTTGATGGTCCCCTGGGAATTCGTGAAGAAATTTCGCAAGACAGTTGGGCGCCCGCCGGATGGGATAACGATTTTGCAACCTATTATCCTGCGGCAGGTGCTGTGGCAGCCACCTGGAATCCTGAGCTGTCATACCTGTTTGGAAACAGTGTGGGAGAAGAAGCGCGAGCACGTGGTAAAGATATGTTACTGTCTCCTGCAATTAATATCATTAGAACGCCACTTGGTGGAAGAACTTACGAGTATTTCACCGAAGACCCTTTTCTTAATAAAAAATTAGCGGTGCCTTTTGTGGTGGGATTACAAGAAAATGACGTGATGGCTTGTGTCAAACATTTTGCCGTGAACAACCAAGAAACCAACAGAGGAACAGTTGATGTTTTGGCCGATGAGCGCACGCTTCGTGAAATTTATTTGCCTGCCTTTAAAGCAACGGTTGTTGAAGCACATGCTCACAGTTTAATGGGGGCTTATAACAAGTTTAGAGGCGACTATTTGTGTGAAAACGATTATATGCTGAACAAAATTCTAAGAGATGAATGGGGGTTTCGAGGTGTTGTGGTGTCCGATTGGGCTGCGGTACATAGTACGGTAAAATCTTTAAAAAACGGTTTGGATATCGAAATGGGAACACCAAAACCTTTCAATGAGTTTTTTTTAGCCGATAAATTAATTGCTGCCGCTAAAAATGGAGAGATTTCAGAAGAAGAAATTAACAAACATGTGAAACGTATTCTACGAGTTTTATTTCAGGTGAAAGCCATAGATGGCGAAAATAGAGTGAAAGGTAGCCTTGCAACCGAAGCACATTATAAAGACGCCTATGATGTTGCTGCTGAAGCTGTTGTGCTGTTAAAGAATGATAAAAACCTATTACCCTTAAAATTGGAGGGGGTAAAATCGATAGCTGTTATAGGTAACAATGCTAAAAAAACGAATGCTCTAGGCGGATTTGGTGCTGGGGTTAAAACCAAAAGAGAGGTGACGCCTTTAGATGGTTTAACCAATAGATTGCCAGAAGGCGTAAAAATTAATTATGCTGAAGGGTATTTGGAGCGCTATTCTAAAAACGAAAATGATAAAAAGGAGGAGGTGACCTTACATGGACCATTAACTGTTGATGAACTTGATGAAGCCAAATTGAATGAAGCTATTGAAGCGGCTAAAAATTCGGATGTGGCTATCATTTTCGCAGGATCGAACCGCGATTATGAAACCGAAGCTTCAGACAGACGGAATCTATTTCTGCCATTTGGTCAAGAAGAGCTCATTAAAAAAGTATTGGAAGTTAACCCAAACACCATAGTTGTAATGATTGCGGGCGCCCCTTTTGATTTAACTGAAATTAAAAAAGAGGCTTCAACTTTAGTATGGAGTTGGTTTAACGGATCGGAAGGTGGTCATGTTTTGGCCGATGTAATTTTAGGAAACATCAATCCTTCAGGAAAATTACCCTGGACCATGCCAAAACGTATTGAAGACTCTCCGGCACACGCTACACACAGTTTTCCAGGCGAAGCTTCGGTAAATTATACAGAGGGAATTTTAGTAGGTTACCGTTGGTTTGATACTAAAAAAATAGAACCATTATATCCTTTTGGTTACGGATTGTCGTACACCAGTTTTGAGTTTTCAGAGTTAAAAACCAATAAAAAAGAATACGAAGTAAATGAAGTGATTGAAGTGACTTTCGATATAAAAAACACAGGAGATCTTGACGGAAAAGAAGTGGCGCAATTGTATGTTTCAGATCCAGAATCTTATGTTGAAAAAGCTGCTCAAGAACTAAAAGGTTTCAAAAAAGTATTCGTAAAAAGCAGAGCTTCAACACAGGTTACCATACAATTGCCTGTTAAAGAATTGGCGTATTATAACGAGGTTATAAAAGATTGGTTAGTAGAACCAGGAACTTACAAAATAAAAATAGGAAACTCTTCTAGGAACATAACCGAAGAAGTTTCAGTAAACATTAAGTAA
- a CDS encoding TIM-barrel domain-containing protein, which produces MIKNKLIFGLLGLFLAACAIKEKSFSSTDRGILIHIPKNDSADAKTISLEVLGNALIHVSAIPEQAFPKDSSLIIVDPNNKVAFDVVEIGDSVKLSTKKVNAMVSLMDGGIRFKDKSGNLILAEATGGGKRFNPIEVEGTEGYTVRQIFDSPSDEAFYGLGQHQADEFNYKGKSEELFQYNTKVSVPFIVSNKNYGLLWDSYALSRFGDSRPYVQLNELFTLYDKNGNKGQLTGTYTSKEKGVETLIRDEKSIFFEDVKSIKNLPQNFPLKQSNVTYEGAIEASETGEFSFTLYYAGYVKVFINNELVVSERWRTAWNPNSYKFKLNLEAGKSVPLRIEWQPDGGSSYCGLRARAPQLKEEKDNQVWWSEMNKSLNYYFVYGETMDDIIKGYRTLTGKSQIMPKWAMGYWQSRERYKTQDEILGVLKEFRAREIPIDNIVLDWNHWEEDQWGSHEFEKSRFPDPKAMVDSIHAMHGKMMISVWPKFYKNTEHFKEFDNKGWMYQQAIKDSIRDWVGPGYIGSFYDAYSAGARKLFWNQIYEHYYPLGIDAWWMDASEPNVLDCTDMDYRKSLQGPTALGPSTQYFNTYALMNAEAIYEGQRSVAPNKRVFLLTRSGFAGLQRYSTATWSGDIATRWEDMKAQISAGLNFAVSGIPYWTMDIGGFCVEDRYVAGQTIYNKTGKENADYKEWRELNTRWYQFGAFAPLFRAHGQYPFREVWNIAPKEHPAYQSITYYTNLRYRLMPYIYTLAGKTYFDDYTIMRPLVMDFSTDKTAENIGDQFMFGPAFMVAPVYEYEARNRAVYFPSETQWYDFYSGESINGGQTLNIDAPYERIPLFIKAGSIIPVGPKIQYTDEKKAENITLYVYGGQNGTFNLYEDEGGNYNYEKGDYALIPFRYNDEGVLTIGNRQGEFKGMLKERTFNIVFVDQKNPKPFDFESEGLTVTYDGTEQTISLK; this is translated from the coding sequence ATGATTAAAAATAAATTAATCTTCGGCCTGTTAGGGTTGTTTTTAGCGGCTTGTGCTATCAAAGAAAAGTCTTTTTCAAGTACCGATCGAGGGATTCTAATTCATATTCCCAAAAATGATAGTGCCGATGCTAAAACAATTAGTTTAGAGGTTTTGGGTAACGCCCTCATTCATGTGTCGGCAATACCCGAACAAGCATTTCCAAAAGACAGTAGCTTAATTATAGTAGACCCAAATAATAAAGTAGCTTTTGATGTTGTAGAAATAGGAGATTCCGTAAAGTTATCAACCAAAAAAGTAAACGCCATGGTGTCTCTTATGGATGGCGGTATTCGGTTTAAAGATAAATCGGGAAACCTAATTTTAGCTGAAGCTACAGGTGGCGGCAAACGGTTTAACCCCATTGAAGTAGAAGGTACGGAGGGCTATACCGTACGTCAAATTTTTGACTCCCCATCCGATGAGGCCTTTTATGGTTTAGGTCAACACCAAGCCGATGAGTTTAATTACAAAGGCAAAAGCGAAGAGTTGTTTCAGTATAACACCAAGGTTTCTGTACCGTTTATTGTTTCTAATAAAAATTATGGTTTGCTTTGGGATAGTTATGCGCTAAGCAGATTTGGTGATAGCCGTCCGTATGTACAGCTCAATGAGTTGTTCACTTTATATGATAAAAACGGCAATAAAGGTCAACTTACAGGTACTTATACGTCAAAAGAAAAAGGTGTAGAAACTTTGATTAGAGATGAGAAATCTATCTTTTTTGAAGATGTTAAAAGCATAAAAAACTTACCTCAAAATTTCCCATTAAAACAATCAAATGTCACTTATGAAGGGGCTATTGAAGCTTCCGAAACAGGCGAATTCAGCTTTACCTTATATTATGCAGGCTATGTAAAAGTATTTATAAATAATGAATTGGTAGTTTCAGAACGTTGGAGAACAGCGTGGAATCCAAATAGCTATAAATTCAAACTAAATTTAGAAGCAGGAAAATCCGTGCCCTTACGCATTGAATGGCAGCCAGACGGAGGAAGTTCATATTGTGGTTTACGTGCCAGAGCGCCTCAGCTAAAAGAAGAAAAGGATAATCAAGTTTGGTGGAGCGAAATGAACAAAAGCTTAAATTATTATTTTGTTTATGGCGAAACCATGGACGATATCATTAAAGGCTATCGAACACTTACGGGTAAATCGCAAATTATGCCTAAATGGGCCATGGGCTACTGGCAAAGTCGTGAGCGCTATAAAACCCAAGACGAAATTTTAGGAGTTTTAAAAGAATTTAGAGCGCGGGAAATACCTATTGATAATATTGTATTGGATTGGAATCATTGGGAAGAAGACCAGTGGGGAAGTCATGAGTTTGAAAAAAGTCGTTTTCCAGACCCAAAAGCTATGGTCGATTCTATTCATGCCATGCATGGTAAAATGATGATTTCAGTATGGCCGAAATTTTATAAAAATACCGAGCATTTTAAGGAGTTTGATAATAAAGGTTGGATGTATCAACAGGCCATTAAAGATAGTATTCGGGATTGGGTAGGGCCAGGGTATATAGGTTCATTTTATGATGCTTATTCCGCAGGGGCTAGAAAATTGTTTTGGAATCAAATTTACGAGCATTATTATCCTTTAGGTATTGATGCCTGGTGGATGGATGCGAGTGAACCTAATGTTTTGGATTGTACCGATATGGATTATAGAAAATCGTTACAAGGCCCTACAGCATTGGGACCTTCAACCCAATATTTTAACACCTATGCCCTCATGAATGCCGAAGCCATTTATGAAGGACAACGTAGTGTAGCGCCCAATAAACGCGTGTTTTTATTAACCCGTTCAGGTTTTGCAGGATTGCAGCGTTATTCCACAGCGACGTGGAGTGGTGATATTGCCACGCGCTGGGAAGATATGAAAGCTCAAATTTCGGCAGGACTAAATTTTGCTGTTAGTGGTATTCCATATTGGACTATGGATATTGGTGGTTTTTGTGTTGAAGATCGCTATGTAGCTGGTCAAACGATTTATAATAAGACAGGGAAGGAAAATGCCGACTACAAAGAATGGCGAGAACTTAATACCCGTTGGTACCAATTTGGTGCATTTGCTCCCTTGTTTAGAGCACATGGGCAATACCCTTTTCGTGAAGTTTGGAATATTGCACCCAAAGAGCACCCTGCTTACCAATCCATTACTTATTACACCAATTTGCGCTACAGGTTAATGCCGTACATTTATACACTAGCTGGCAAAACTTATTTCGACGATTATACGATAATGCGTCCTTTAGTCATGGATTTTAGTACAGATAAAACGGCAGAAAATATAGGCGATCAATTCATGTTTGGACCAGCATTTATGGTGGCTCCTGTGTATGAATACGAAGCTCGGAACAGAGCTGTTTATTTTCCTTCAGAAACCCAATGGTACGACTTCTATTCAGGTGAATCTATTAATGGAGGACAAACCTTAAATATTGATGCGCCATATGAGCGAATACCTTTATTTATTAAAGCTGGATCCATTATTCCAGTAGGACCAAAAATTCAGTATACCGATGAGAAAAAAGCTGAGAATATAACACTATATGTATATGGAGGCCAAAATGGAACTTTTAATTTATATGAAGATGAAGGCGGAAATTACAATTACGAAAAAGGCGATTATGCGCTTATTCCATTTCGTTATAATGATGAAGGTGTATTAACTATAGGAAATCGTCAAGGCGAATTTAAAGGTATGCTTAAAGAACGCACTTTTAACATCGTTTTTGTAGATCAAAAGAATCCAAAGCCTTTTGATTTTGAATCCGAAGGGCTAACCGTAACCTATGATGGTACAGAACAGACGATTTCTTTAAAATAA
- a CDS encoding RagB/SusD family nutrient uptake outer membrane protein codes for MKIRYIYILCLGVLSLGSCDIETEPLTQLTDTNFYTTTDDAFTALVGCYDGLQVATGASGVGLPVATEIFSDDCFGGTGNADAYNYAALDEFDITRAPSFVDIFNDNWVAYYKAIYRCNVLLSKMDQINWEGNDTLRMTIESETKFIRAYVYFEMVRLWGNIPLLTEPSTENIPQADPADVYQVIAEDLLFASNNLTTGTYNTVDAGRVTKWAAKSLLARVFLYYTGYYGTSDLVGVVSKQEVLAHLEDVIASSGHGLVDDFASLWPVSAAAAGINYAGEDNEEIVFSIRYTYTSDYNGNTDGNHWLVLFGMREYSYVPYGNGWGVTVNSKLWDAYSDTDMRKTATVISVDDEGVPFDKIDNQREYTGYYNKKYTPMSILDEDGNPISSVNEYGVTDFQINQYQDYVVLRYADVLLMAVELGSSNAQAYYDEVRQRAYKSNFVSKTVSQDNILEERHLEFALEGVRYYDLLRQGVNTAASTIAETTTLLSGGVAETKTISASNIQATSGLQQIPNTQITLSGGVLKQNAGW; via the coding sequence ATGAAAATTAGATATATATACATTTTATGTTTAGGGGTTTTATCTCTAGGCTCTTGCGATATAGAAACCGAGCCCTTAACACAGTTAACCGATACCAATTTTTATACCACCACCGACGATGCTTTTACCGCGTTAGTAGGTTGTTACGACGGTCTCCAAGTCGCAACAGGAGCTTCAGGTGTGGGACTTCCAGTGGCAACCGAGATTTTTTCAGATGATTGCTTTGGTGGTACAGGAAATGCCGATGCCTATAACTATGCGGCTTTAGATGAATTTGATATCACCAGAGCTCCAAGTTTCGTCGATATTTTTAACGATAACTGGGTGGCGTACTATAAAGCCATTTACCGTTGTAATGTGCTGCTTTCAAAAATGGATCAAATTAATTGGGAGGGTAACGATACTTTAAGAATGACTATTGAGTCTGAAACCAAGTTTATTCGTGCTTATGTTTATTTTGAGATGGTACGCCTTTGGGGTAACATTCCGTTATTAACAGAGCCTTCAACAGAAAATATACCACAAGCCGATCCTGCCGATGTGTATCAGGTAATTGCTGAAGATTTACTTTTCGCTTCTAATAACCTCACAACAGGAACTTATAATACGGTTGATGCGGGTCGCGTAACGAAATGGGCAGCTAAATCTCTATTAGCTCGTGTGTTTTTATATTATACAGGATATTACGGTACGTCAGATTTGGTTGGTGTAGTTTCAAAACAGGAGGTCTTAGCGCATTTAGAGGATGTTATCGCATCTAGCGGTCACGGATTAGTTGATGATTTTGCAAGTTTGTGGCCTGTATCGGCGGCAGCGGCAGGAATAAATTATGCAGGAGAAGATAATGAAGAAATCGTATTTTCAATTCGCTATACTTATACTAGTGATTACAACGGAAATACCGATGGGAACCATTGGTTGGTTTTATTCGGAATGCGTGAGTATTCTTATGTGCCTTACGGAAACGGTTGGGGCGTAACTGTAAATTCAAAACTTTGGGATGCCTACAGCGATACCGATATGCGTAAAACTGCTACAGTTATTTCGGTAGATGATGAAGGTGTTCCGTTTGATAAAATTGACAACCAACGCGAGTATACAGGGTATTACAATAAAAAATATACGCCTATGTCTATTTTGGATGAAGACGGCAATCCAATTTCTTCAGTAAATGAGTATGGGGTTACCGATTTTCAAATCAATCAATACCAAGATTATGTAGTGTTAAGGTACGCCGATGTGCTTTTAATGGCGGTCGAATTAGGTAGCTCAAATGCCCAAGCTTATTATGATGAAGTAAGACAACGCGCCTATAAATCGAATTTTGTGAGTAAAACCGTTTCTCAGGACAATATTTTAGAAGAAAGACATCTGGAATTTGCTTTAGAGGGGGTACGTTACTACGATCTTTTACGTCAGGGCGTAAACACGGCAGCTTCAACCATTGCCGAAACAACCACTTTGTTAAGTGGCGGTGTAGCAGAAACGAAAACAATTTCTGCTAGTAATATTCAAGCGACTAGTGGCTTGCAACAAATTCCAAATACACAAATTACATTGTCTGGTGGAGTTTTAAAGCAAAATGCTGGATGGTAA